The genomic window CAACCTCTCCTACGGGCAGCAGAAGCTTCTTGAATTCGCCAGGGCGCTGATGACTGATCCGGAGGTTATTCTTCTCGATGAGCCTGCCGCAGGTGTGAACCGGACGCTTCTCCAAAATCTTCTGGAGCATATCCATGATCTCCAGGAAAACCAGGGTAAGACAATTTTAATTGTCGAGCACGATATGAACGTGATTATGAACCACTGTGAGAAAATCTTTGTGATGGACTATGGGGTAAAAATTGCCGAGGGCCCGCCCGAGGAAATCCAGAACAACGAATACGTCATCGAAGCATATTTTGGACATAAATAAATGGCTTTACTTGAACTGAAGAACATCGAGGCGGGTTATGGCCGGAGTCAGATTCTCCACGGCGTAACGCTTGAGGTGCGCGAAAAAGAGGTGGTGTGCGTAATCGGCCCGAACGGCGCCGGTAAATCCACCACGTATAAAGTCATCATGGGCTTTATCAACTATCTGGGCGGCGAGATTAATTTTAACGGAAATAGCATCGTCGGATTTCGGCCCGATCAGATACTCGGCCAAGGGCTCGGGTATGTGCCCCAGGGGCGGATTGTCTTTAACCAGATGACGGTTAAGGAAAATCTTGAGATGGGCGCTTATGTCGAGCGCGACAACAAGAAGATCGCCGATGCGATGGAGTATGTCTTTACGCTTTTCCCCCGCCTTGCCGAGCGCCAACGCCAACTGGGTGGAACGATGAGCGGCGGGGAGCAGCAGATGCTCGCCATGGGCCGCGCACTGATGACGAGGCCGCAGATGATCATGATTGACGAGCCCTCGCTCGGCCTGAGCCCCCGGTTTGTCAGCGAGGTTTTCGAGTTGATTGGTCGCCTTTCGGACGAGGGGCTGACCATTATGATTGTTGAGCAAAATGCTACTAGGGCCCTCGAAATTTCGGACCGCGGCTATGTTCTTGAGCTTGGCCGGAACCGATATGAGGGAACTGGGCAGGAGTTGCTCGACAACCCGGATGTTCGCAGAATGTATCTGGGCGGCTGAACGACGAGGTTTCTTTGTTTTGGCCCTCGGGCTTCTATTTATCTGATTCAAATTCCCTTGATTTCGCTTTAGTTTAATCGTCTTTTCCTCATCTGCGGGATTGGTGTATTGTTTGCCGCCGGGAGGAGGGAGCGGTATGATTCGCGTCAAGATTTGTGGTGTCACCACGCTGGAAGATTCCCGCCATGCCCTTGAACGCGGGGCGGACGCGCTGGGCCTGAATTTTGTGCCTGGAACGCCGAGATGCCTTGATGTGGAGGCGGCGGCGGCGCTGGCCTCGAATCTTCCTCCGTTTGGCGTGCGTGTGGGCGTATTTGTGAACGAGAGCGCCGAGCGGGTGGAGTCGATAGCGCGGCAGGTGGGTTTGGATGCCGTACAACTCCATGGCGAGGAGACGCCGGAGACCTGCCGTGTTTTGCTAGACAAGGGCTTGCGGGTAATTCGCGGCCTTCGCGTCAGGGGGGCGGAGACGATTGCAGAGGCGGCCCGCTTTCCAGATTGCACGATTCTGCTCGACGCATACGCCAAGGGCGAATTGGGCGGGACGGGGAAAACCTTTGACTGGTCGCTGGCCCGAGAGTTGGCTTCCCAGCGCGATGTGATTCTCTCGGGTGGGCTGAATCCAGATAACGTTGCCGAGGCCATCCGCCAGGTTGGCCCCTTTGGTGTGGATGTGAGCAGCGGGGTCGAGGGCGATGTACCGGCCCGCAAGGAAGCGAGTTTGGTGGAAGCGTTTATTCTTAATGCACGCAATGCGGCGGCATGAAGTATCGATACCGGAGTTGAGATGCCACAGACAACAGAGACAGGACGATTTGGAATCTTCGGGGGGCGGTATGTTCCCGAGACGCTCATGCCGGCCCTTGAGGAGTTAGAGGCCGCCTACGATGAGGTGCGTGAGGACCCGGCGTTTCGTGCCGAGCTTGCAGAAATTTTAGATAAATATGTAGGTCGCCCGACACCGCTCTACCATGCGGCCAGGCTTTCCGAGGCGCTGGGCTCTCTTAAGGTTTATTTAAAAAGAGAGGACCTTTGCCACACGGGAGCCCACAAGATTAATAACACGCTGGCCCAGGTGCTTGTGGCCAGGCGACTCGGCAAGACGCGCATTATCGCTGAGACCGGCGCTGGCCAGCATGGTGTTGCCACAGCCACGGCAGCCGCCCTTTTTGGCCTTGAGTGCGATGTCTACATGGGCGAGGAAGATGTGGGAAGGCAGGCGCTCAACGTCTTCAGAATGCGTCTTTTGGGAGCGCGCGTGATTCCTGTGACATCGGGTAGCCGCACCCTTAAGGATGCGACCAACGAGACGCTTCGCGACTGGACGGCCTCGGTGCGCACCACGCACTACATCATCGGCTCTGTTGTGGGGCCCAATCCGTTTCCGCGCATGATCCGCGATTTTCAGTCGGTCATTGGCAGGGAGGCCAGGGCCCAGATTATCGAGGCCGAGGGCAAGCTACCTGATATTTGTGTTGCGTGCGTCGGCGGGGGAAGTAATGCCATCGGGCTTTTCCATCCCTTCATCGGAGATAAGGATGTCGAATTGATTGGTGTTGAGGCGGCTGGCCGCGGGATTGATACCGGCGAGCATGGGGCCTCGCTCAACGCCGGGCGCGTGGGTGTGTTGCACGGCTGCCAGATGCATTTGCTCTACGATGATGACGGGCAGATTATCCCGGCCCATTCGGTATCGGCGGGGCTCGACTATCCCGGTGTGGGGCCCGAGCACTCCTATCTCAAGGACTCAGGGCGCGCCCGCTATCATGCAATTGGGGACACCGATGCGCTTCACGGGTTCAAAAAATTATCCATTCTTGAGGGCATAATTCCGGCGCTTGAGAGCTCGCATGCCATCGCCTTTCTCAACATTCTGGCCGAGGAGACAGCAAGGGCGGGCGAGAGCAAAACAGTTGTCGTCTGCCTCTCGGGGCGAGGCGATAAGGATGTTCAGCAGGCAGAGGGGCTCCTTCGGGATCTTGATGGCAATGGGGCGGGCGCATAATGCAGAATTCTGGCCGCTTCGAGGCGCTATTTGGCCAGCTTAAAGCCCAGGGCCGCTCGGGGCTCTATCCGTTCGTTACGGCGGGCGATCCCGATCTTGCCTTCACGCGACGTTTGCTTCCCGCGCTGGCTGAGGCGGGGGCCGATGGATTCGAGATAGGAGTGCCGTTCAGCGATCCGCTGGCGGATGGTCCGACGATACAACGCGCAAGCATGCGCTCGCTCAAAGGGGGCACCACCCTCAAGAGTGTTATCGAGTTGGTTGCGGACGTGCGGGCCGAAATGCCCGATGCCCCGATCGTGCTCATGACCTATTACAACCCGATTATCGCCTATGGCCTGAAGGCTTTTTGCTCGGAGGCGGCTCGGGCAGGGGCCGATGCGGTTATCGTTCCTGACCTTCCCCCCGAGGAGGCGGGCGAGCTTCTTGATGAGATGTCGGAGGTGCCCCTTGAGCCGATCTTCATGCTTGCGCCCACGAGCACGGACGCGCGGATTGATCTTGTGAATCGCTCGGGCGGCGGATTTATTTATTATGTCGCACAAATGGGCGTCACTGGCGCCAGGGATTCTCTGGCCACCGATATGGGCGATACGCTTGAGCGGATT from Nitrospinaceae bacterium includes these protein-coding regions:
- a CDS encoding ABC transporter ATP-binding protein — translated: MALLELKNIEAGYGRSQILHGVTLEVREKEVVCVIGPNGAGKSTTYKVIMGFINYLGGEINFNGNSIVGFRPDQILGQGLGYVPQGRIVFNQMTVKENLEMGAYVERDNKKIADAMEYVFTLFPRLAERQRQLGGTMSGGEQQMLAMGRALMTRPQMIMIDEPSLGLSPRFVSEVFELIGRLSDEGLTIMIVEQNATRALEISDRGYVLELGRNRYEGTGQELLDNPDVRRMYLGG
- a CDS encoding phosphoribosylanthranilate isomerase, encoding MIRVKICGVTTLEDSRHALERGADALGLNFVPGTPRCLDVEAAAALASNLPPFGVRVGVFVNESAERVESIARQVGLDAVQLHGEETPETCRVLLDKGLRVIRGLRVRGAETIAEAARFPDCTILLDAYAKGELGGTGKTFDWSLARELASQRDVILSGGLNPDNVAEAIRQVGPFGVDVSSGVEGDVPARKEASLVEAFILNARNAAA
- the trpB gene encoding tryptophan synthase subunit beta — protein: MPQTTETGRFGIFGGRYVPETLMPALEELEAAYDEVREDPAFRAELAEILDKYVGRPTPLYHAARLSEALGSLKVYLKREDLCHTGAHKINNTLAQVLVARRLGKTRIIAETGAGQHGVATATAAALFGLECDVYMGEEDVGRQALNVFRMRLLGARVIPVTSGSRTLKDATNETLRDWTASVRTTHYIIGSVVGPNPFPRMIRDFQSVIGREARAQIIEAEGKLPDICVACVGGGSNAIGLFHPFIGDKDVELIGVEAAGRGIDTGEHGASLNAGRVGVLHGCQMHLLYDDDGQIIPAHSVSAGLDYPGVGPEHSYLKDSGRARYHAIGDTDALHGFKKLSILEGIIPALESSHAIAFLNILAEETARAGESKTVVVCLSGRGDKDVQQAEGLLRDLDGNGAGA
- a CDS encoding tryptophan synthase subunit alpha; this encodes MQNSGRFEALFGQLKAQGRSGLYPFVTAGDPDLAFTRRLLPALAEAGADGFEIGVPFSDPLADGPTIQRASMRSLKGGTTLKSVIELVADVRAEMPDAPIVLMTYYNPIIAYGLKAFCSEAARAGADAVIVPDLPPEEAGELLDEMSEVPLEPIFMLAPTSTDARIDLVNRSGGGFIYYVAQMGVTGARDSLATDMGDTLERINRVKNRPVAVGFGIKTPEQAAEAGAIGDGVIVGSALIDVMEREEGDEEKLQAACRYIESLRRALEGSKAAS